The following nucleotide sequence is from Vibrio fluvialis.
GAAGGGGATACGCTGTGTGTGCTGGCGCAGGAAAAAGATCTTGAAGCGCTCAGCCAACTGTTCAGTGAAGCGCCGGAAAAAGCCTCACTGGCGCGCTTCTTTGGTGACTTCTTCCTCGATATTGAAGCCAAATTGGTGGATATCGCGATGGCTTATGGTCTCGATTTGGGCGAGCTGAGCGACGACAAAACGCTGAAAGATTTAGTGACCGAACACCTTGGCACCACCCCGGTACTGGGTGACCACTTCGAATGGCATGGCCTGCATTGGGTGGTGGCCGACGTGGTGGACTGGCAGGTGACCAAGATTGGTTTACGTCTGCCAGCGGAAGATGATGTGGTGGAGGCGGGCGAGTAGCGTTATTCGCTCATCTCTTTCAGCAGGATCACGGCCTGAGTGCGGTTTTTCACCCCAAGTTTACGGAAGATCGCCGTCATATGTGCTTTGATGGTGGCTTCCGAAACATTCAGTTCATAAGCAATCTGCTTATTCAGTAAGCCGTCCGACAACATGCCCAGTACTTTGTATTGCTGTGGGGTCAGGGCGGCGATTTTCTCCGCCAGATCGTTACAGGCTCCCGCATCGGCGATCAGCCCTTCCGGAAAATACGGTTCGCCGTTCAGCACCTGATTAATTGCGCTGATCAAACTGCGCATGTCGCTCGATTTAGGAATAAAACCGAACGCGCCATGGCTTTTGACTTGTGACACCACTGACGGCTCTTCACTGGCAGACACCACTACAAT
It contains:
- a CDS encoding response regulator is translated as MDSTYTIIIADDHPLFRNALFQSVHMAVSGANLLEADSLDALLALLNKGSEPDLLLLDLKMPGANGMSGLIHLRAEYPDLPIVVVSASEEPSVVSQVKSHGAFGFIPKSSDMRSLISAINQVLNGEPYFPEGLIADAGACNDLAEKIAALTPQQYKVLGMLSDGLLNKQIAYELNVSEATIKAHMTAIFRKLGVKNRTQAVILLKEMSE